The Microcebus murinus isolate Inina chromosome 4, M.murinus_Inina_mat1.0, whole genome shotgun sequence genome has a segment encoding these proteins:
- the APOA5 gene encoding apolipoprotein A-V yields the protein MASTAAVLTWALALLSVLSATQARKSFWDYFSQSSRDKGRVEHLQQQKLARDHVRLKDNLEQDLNNMDKLLEKLGSLSGLGREPPPLPRDPVGMRQQLQEELEEVRTRLEPYMAEAHELVGWNLEGLRQQLKPYTMDLMEQVALRAQELQEQLRLVGEDTKAQLLGSVDEARGLLQELQSRVVHHTGRVKELFHPYAERLVSGIQHQVQALHRSVAPHAAASPARLSRCVQELSRKLTLKAQALHARIQQNLDQLRKELSRAFASASADGAEEGAGPDPQVLSDEVRQRLQAFRHDTFLQIAAFTRAIDQETEEVQQQLAPPPPGHSAFAPEFQQADSSKALSKLQARLDDLWEDITYNLHDQDHGHLGGP from the exons ATGGCAAGCACGGCTGCAGTCCTCACTTGGGCTCTGGCTCTCCTCTCAG TGCTTTCAGCCACCCAGGCCAGGAAAAGCTTCTGGGACTACTTCAGCCAGAGCAGCAGGGACAAAGGCAGGGTGGAGCACCTCCAGCAGCAGAAGCTGGCACGGGACCATGT GAGGCTGAAAGACAACCTTGAGCAAGACCTCAACAACATGGACAAGTTACTGGAAAAGCTGGGCTCTCtgagtgggctggggagggagccccCTCCGCTCCCACGGGACCCGGTGGGCATGCGGCAGCAGCTGCAGGAGGAGTTGGAGGAGGTGAGGACCCGCCTGGAGCCCTACATGGCAGAGGCGCACGAGCTGGTGGGCTGGAATTTGGAGGGCTTGCGGCAGCAGCTGAAGCCCTACACGATGGATCTGATGGAGCAGGTGGCCCTGCGCGCACAGGAGCTGCAGGAGCAGTTGCGCTTGGTGGGAGAAGACACCAaggcccagctgctggggagtGTGGACGAGGCTCGGGGCTTGCTGCAGGAACTGCAGAGCCGCGTGGTGCACCACACGGGCCGCGTCAAAGAGCTCTTCCACCCCTACGCCGAGCGCCTGGTGAGCGGCATCCAGCACCAAGTGCAGGCGCTGCACCGCAGTGTAGCTCCGCACGCCGCCGCCAGCCCCGCGCGCCTCAGCCGCTGCGTGCAGGAGCTCTCACGCAAACTCACGCTCAAGGCCCAGGCTCTGCACGCGCGCATCCAGCAGAACCTCGACCAGCTGCGCAAAGAGCTCAGTAGAGCCTTTGCCAGCGCCAGCGCGGACGGGGCTGAGGAAGGGGCCGGCCCAGACCCCCAGGTGCTCTCCGATGAGGTGCGTCAGCGACTTCAGGCTTTCCGCCATGACACCTTCCTGCAGATCGCTGCCTTCACTCGCGCCATCGACCAGGAGACTGAGGAGGTCCAACAGCAGCTGGCGCCGCCCCCGCCAGGCCACAGCGCCTTCGCCCCCGAGTTCCAACAAGCAGACAGCAGCAAGGCCCTGAGCAAGCTGCAGGCCCGTCTGGACGACCTGTGGGAGGACATCACCTACAACCTTCATGACCAGGACCACGGCCACCTGGGGGGGCCCTGA